CCGGCCTACGGGGAGCAGCTCACCGCGCCGCGCGAGGTGGAGGCGGGCGGTAAGTCGTACCAGGGCTACCCCGAGTACACCCCGGGCGCTCCGTACTACTACGGCGGCGGGGGCGGCTACCCCGGCGGGTGGTATTCGTTCCCGTTCTGGCAGACCGTGCTGCTCGGCTCGGTGCTCGGCGGCGGCTTCGGCGGCGGCTGGGGCGGCGGTGGGTACGGCACCGGCTACGACCAGGGCTACGAGGCCGGCCAGGACAACGCCCAGGACTCCGGCGCCAACGGCGGCGGGTTCGGCGGCGGCGACTGGGGCGGTGGCGGCTCCGGCTGGACCGGTGGCGGCGGCGACTGGGGTGGCGGCGGTGGCGGCGGCGACTGGGGTGGCGGCGGCGGCGACTCGGGCGGAGGCAGCTGGTAGCCGTGGCAGCCGAACAGCTCGGCTTCGAGGGGATGCCGCGCCGGCTGTTCGCCGCGACGCCGTCCCGGCTGGGCGCCTTCACCTCCTGCCCGCGCCGCTACCGGTTCACCTACCTGGTCCGGCCGACCCCGCCCAAGGGTGCGCCGTGGGCGCACAACTCCGTCGGCGCGGCCGTGCACAACGCGCTGCGGGACTGGTGGCTGCTGCCGTACGAGCGGCGGACCCCGGTCGCGGCCGGGCGCCTGGTGGACGGAGCCTGGATCTCCGACGGGTTCGCCGACGCCGAGCAGTCCGCGGCCTGGCGCGCCCGGGCCCGGGACTGGGCCGAGACGTACGTGGCTACGCTGGACCCGGCCGACGAGCCGGTCGGGGTCGAGCGCGGTGTCGCGGTGCGGACCGACCGGCTGGCGCTCTCGGGCCGGGTCGACCGGATCGACGCCCGCGAGGACGAGCTGGTCATCGTCGACTACAAGACCGGCCGCTGGGTCCCGGACACCGACGACGCCCGTGGCTCCCTCGCCCTGGCGGTGTACGCGCTGGCCGCCGCCCGGACGCTGCGCCGGCCCTGTCACCGGGTCGAGCTGCATCACCTGCCGACCGGCCGGGTCGCCGCCTGGGAGCACACCGACGCCACCCTGGCCCGGCACATCGGCCGGGCCACCGACACCGCCGACGACATCGAGAACGCGGCCGCCGCGGTCACTGCCGGGGCGGACGTCGACACGGCGTACCCGCCGATCACCGGGCGGCAGTGCGGCTGGTGCGACTTCCGGCGGCACTGCCCGGCCGGGCAGGCCGCCTCCGCCGAGCAGGCCCCGTGGGCCGCGCTGGCCGAGCCGGTCTCCGTGCCGGTCGGTGCCGACGCGGCCGAGGACTGACCGACAACCAGCGAGAGGATCGTTCGTGGACGTACCCGAGGCCCTGGAGTTCCTGCGGCAGCACCATCACGGGGTGCTGTCGGTGACGCGGGCGGACGGCAAGGCCCAGCTGTCGCCGGTGGACGCCACCGTCGACGAGAACGGGCAGGTCGTCATCAGCAGCCGGGAGACCGCGTACAAGGTCAAGAGTCTGCGGGCCCGGCCGTACGGGGCCTTCTGCGGGTTCACCGACCGGTTCTTCGGGCAGTGGGTGCAGGTCGAGGGGCCGGTTCGGGTCATCTCGCTGCCGGACGCGATGGAGCCGCTGGTGAACTACTACCGCTCGATCGCCGGTGAGCACCCGGACT
This DNA window, taken from Mycobacteriales bacterium, encodes the following:
- a CDS encoding PD-(D/E)XK nuclease family protein; this encodes MAAEQLGFEGMPRRLFAATPSRLGAFTSCPRRYRFTYLVRPTPPKGAPWAHNSVGAAVHNALRDWWLLPYERRTPVAAGRLVDGAWISDGFADAEQSAAWRARARDWAETYVATLDPADEPVGVERGVAVRTDRLALSGRVDRIDAREDELVIVDYKTGRWVPDTDDARGSLALAVYALAAARTLRRPCHRVELHHLPTGRVAAWEHTDATLARHIGRATDTADDIENAAAAVTAGADVDTAYPPITGRQCGWCDFRRHCPAGQAASAEQAPWAALAEPVSVPVGADAAED
- a CDS encoding PPOX class F420-dependent oxidoreductase, which encodes MDVPEALEFLRQHHHGVLSVTRADGKAQLSPVDATVDENGQVVISSRETAYKVKSLRARPYGAFCGFTDRFFGQWVQVEGPVRVISLPDAMEPLVNYYRSIAGEHPDWDDYRAAMVADQRVLLTLRLDHVYGFQLPG